CAGAGCAGGTCAATGCACTACGAGAATGGGCGCATCAACGCGCCAGACCTGCATCATCCTCCGTCGCCGAGTATCAGCGACTGGAGTTTTAACAGGCTTTCTCTCCTGGAGCCAACAGGAGGAAAGGCTAGCAACTTCGCTAGCAGTTCAAAAGCTAAGATCGTAAACTATCTTAACATAGTTCGATCACGTATGTCAAAATCAGTTAACGTTTATTTCTCAATCCATTTAGGAGGAAATCACAATGTCCCATTTTAGCACTCTCCGCACCAAGATCAGCAACGCAGAAATTCTCAAAGCATCTTTAAGCGACCTCGGCTTAACGGTTAAAGCCAATGCTGACGTTCGTGGCTACAACGGTCAACGTCTTCGCGCTGACATTGTCGCGCAACTAGAAGGCGAATATGATCTAGGTTGGTCTGAAAACAGCGATGGCACTTATGATCTCATTGCTGACCTCTGGGGTGTTGCTAAAAAGCATAACCAAACTGAGTTAATTAACTCCATTAACCAAAAATATGCAGTTAATAAAACCCTCGCAGAAGCGAAGCAACGTGGTCTTGAAAATGCCAATGTTAAGTTAGTCGTTCAGTAGAAGTATCCTAACTCGGTATCGGCGTTTTCTAAAAACGTCTTTACTGCGCGTTCCCAAGCTGCAACGGGTTAACCATTTCGGTTGACCCTTTTTTAATTGATCATTAGTTGTTAGTCATTCGTCATTAGTGATTTGGTTGATTGGTGGGACAAGTGAAAGCACAATGATTGCGGAGCAGTTGATTGCACATGCCTATCGTTGTCTGGTGAGTGTAACGACAGAGGCAGCGATCGCGCTGTATCCTCAATCTGATCGAATTACGGTGAAAGTTGGGGCTTTGTCCCCAGAGGCAATGAGAGAATTGATTCAACACTATGGGATCACAAAAATCATCGACGCTTCACATCCTTATGCAGTTGCCGTTTCCCAAAACGCGATCGCGTTAGCCGCTCAATTCAATCTTCCCTATTTACGCTACGAACGCCCGATCTTATCTTTAGAAAACAAATCTCACACTCGGATTGTAGATTGTCTAGAAACGCTCATTAATGGTAACTATCTGTACCAACAGCGGGTGTTACTAACCGTTGGCTATAAAGCCCTCCCTCTTTTTCAATCGTGGCATCAAAAGGCCCAACTCTTTGCTCGTATTCTACCGACGGTGACTTCTTTGGAACAAGCTTTAGCAGCAGGGTTTACTCATAAACAACTGATTGCCCTTCGTCCCCCGGTCAGTTATGACCTAGAAAAAGCCCTATGTCAACAGTGGGACATTTCCTTAATCGTTACGAAAGCTTCGGGACGTGCGGGTGGAGAAGCTACCAAACAAGTAGTTGCTCAAGCCCTCAATATTCCCTTAATTATTATTGACCGACCTCACCTTGCTTATCCCAAGAAAACCAGTACACTAGAAGACGTCGTCCACTTTTGTCAGGAATATGGCTGATCCCTTAACTCCTCAAATCAGCGATCGAATTTGTCAACACATGAATGAAGATCACCGTGATGCAGTCCTACTTTATGCCCAAACATTTGGCAAGATGCCTGAAGCGGAATCAGCAATTTTAAATTCGGTAGACACTGCTGGCATGGATTTATCCGCCACGGTTGGCGAAAGTTCCGTTCCAATCAGGATTCTTTTTGATCATCCCCTACAAGATTCAGAAGATGCTCACTATACCCTCATTGCAATGGTGAAACAAGCGAAACAAAGCTAGTGCAAGCTGCCAAAAATGAGTAACCAGCATTTTTCCTTTTGTCAAATCCCTTAAACTTCCACATAAATGGCTTAGCAAAAGTGCAGTTGAAGTAATCAATGGAATGTACAATTAATATCGAGCTTTTTAGCTGGTGGAAGTACAACATGAGAATGATACAAGTACAGTAACTGCTCACTGCTTGCTAATGACAGTCTATGATCGAAGTTAAAAATCTGAGTAAGTTTTTTGGGACTACCGCTGCAATCAAGGATGTTACGTTCTCCGTGCGAGAAGGTGAAATTTTAGGCTTTTTGGGTCCTAATGGCGCAGGAAAAACTACAACTATGCGCATTTTAGCGGGCTATATCCCGGCAAGCAGTGGCACTGCAAAAGTAGGGGAATACGAAGTCCATCGCGATTCCCTTGCTGTTCGGAAACGGATTGGCTATTTACCTGAACGTCCACCGTTGTACTTGGATATGACGGTGAAGGGGTTTTTAGAGTTTGTTACACAAATTAAAGGCGTTCCCCGTCGCCATCGCGCCAGGCAAGTGAAAAGTGCCATTGAACGGTGTTTTCTCGAAGAGAAAAGCAATACCCTCATTCGTAAACTCTCCAAAGGATACCGGCAACGAGTGGGAATTGCCCAAGCCATTGTTCATGATCCGCCAGTGATTATTCTCGATGAACCGACCATTGGACTGGATCCCCGGCAGATGATTGAGGTGCGAAACTTGATTAAAAGTCTGGCGGGTGACCATACCATTATTCTTTCAACGCATATCCTGTCCGAAGTCAACATGATCAGCGATCGCGTGAGCATCATTGCTAATGGTGTACTTGTCACAACAAATACTCCTGAGCATCTCATGACAGAGTTAGCAAAGGGAGGAGGGTATACCCTCACTGTTGCTGGCAATACCGAATTGGTTCAAGGGACCCTAAACGCTTTGCCCGAGGTTTCTTCTGTTCAAATTGCTCAATCAGAAAATCAAGAACGATCTCAAATTCAAGTGACTTGTCTACCTCATACCGAACCGGGCGATAAAATTGCCACAGTTGTTGTTAATTCCGGATTGCATCTTTACGAAATGCAACGAGATAAACCTACCCTAGAAGATGTTTTCCTAGAATTAACGGCTCAAGATCAACCGGCTACAACAACCCACTCAAAAGCCAAGACTTAAGATGATTCTTCTCAATAACCTCCTTGCCATTTTTCGTCGAGAGTTAAGCAGTTATTTTACCTCTCCTCTCGCCTATTTGATTACTGCGGTCTTTTGGTTGATCTCTGGGTTCTTTTTTGTTTCAATCTTGCTCGGACCGGAAGGTATTATCCAACAAGTGACCCAACGAGAAGAATTGGGAATTCCCGCCCCTCCTATTGATGTAGCCTATCAATTTCTCACCTACTACTTCAGTTTTTTAGGGTCATTAGTTCTGTTTATTCTCCCCGCCCTTTCGATGGGATTATACACTGAAGAGCGAAAGCGCGGTACTCTCGAACTGATTGCGACTTCTCCCATCACCAATTGGATTGTTGCCCTGGGAAAACTTTTGGGCGTTTTAGCTTTTTTTATTGTGATGATCATCCCTTTGTTAGGCTATGAAATTTATATCTTTAGTGCAGCCAGTCCCTCTGTTCCCCCAGCTGTTCCGTTACTCGCTCACGGAGCATTAATTTTATTAGCAGCCTCGATTCTGTCTTTAGGAATGTTTATCTCTTCTTTAACTGACAATACCGTTTTTGCTGCAATTATTACCTTTGCTGTCGTCTTATTCTTATGGGTAACTGACTTGATTGCCAATCGGGTTAGTGGACCATTGGGAGACGCCTTAGAACATATCTCTCTAATTTCTAATTATGAAACTTTAGTACAAGGCCTGTTAGATACGAGTAGTCTCGTTGTTTTTGCCAGCTACATTGTCTTAGGGCTATTTCTTACTGCTCAGTCAATTGCCGTCTTCCGTGGTGACAACTCATAAGTTGGCACAACAAAATGGTTCTGTAATCTCTTGAATTTACAGAGCTATTTAATAATTTTAACAATCCCTTACTTCTGTCAATGAAATTTAAGGTTAGATTCGAAAAAAACTTATCGTTTGCCTTCCTTAAAAGCGAGACAGTAAAGGCATAGAGATCCTAGAATGTGTGGAGACTTAACATTCCATAACAATTTAAGGATTTTGTTCTATGACCGCCGCTGAGCTAGATCCCCCAACTCAACTTTCATCAGAGGTAACTCTTGAAGAACAACTTACGACGTCTACTTATGATCAGGATACGATAAGAGACATCGAAGATGAGAAGGAGCTTAACGAAATTTTACAAATGGCTCCTGATCCAATCGTCAAAAGCTTGCGAGTGAAATTACAAATTGGTTTTGCCTTTCTCACGTTTATTCTCATTGGCGCCAACGATGCTGTCATCGGTATTCTACTCCCCCGTTGGGGCAGTTACTATCATGTGGATAAAACCACACTCAGCTGTGCTTTTCTCGCGGGTTCAGTTGGTTATCTCATTGCTGCTTTAAACAGTAGCTTTCTCTCCCGAAAGTTAGGTAATGTCAAATTTCTCTTACTGGGAAAAATCAGTTTTCTCGGTGGAATATTAATTTTTTGCTTGCAGCCGCCCCTTTATATTTTGCTTGGTGTGCCTTTGCTACTCGGCTTTGGAGCAGCCATTCTCGAAGCAGCTTTAAATGCTCATTTAGCAAAGTTTCCTAATAAAACGGCTCTCCTCAACTATCTTCATGCATTCTATGGTGTAGGTGCCTTACTGAGTCCTTTTATCGCCTCTCAACTTTTAGCAGCTGAATTCAGTTGGAATGTTATCTATTTAGGGTTTGCTGCCATTAGTATTTCTCTGTTAATGAGTATTCGGGGAATTTTTACCCAAGCAGATCAGGGAAAAATTGAAACTCAAACCAATGCTGATCATACTCCCTCAGAAAGCCCGCTAAAATATCGGTTTGTCTGGTTATTTGCTTTCTTTTTACTCTTCTATGCTGGTACAGAAATCAGTTTAGGTCATTGGAGTTACAGTTTTCTCACTGAGTATCGCCATGAAAATAGTGAGTTAGCCGGTTGGCTGGTGAGTGGTTATTGGTTAGGGCTAACTGTCGGGCGAGTTGCCATTGCACCACTGGCGCATAAGTTAGGTAGTAAATGTATCATCAATACCTGTTTGATTGGTGTAGTCTGTGGACTATTGATCTTTAATTTAATCACCTTGAGCCTGACCAGTGGCTTTGGTTTATTACTAACTGGATTTTGCCTCGGTCCCATTTTACCGACCGGCTTTGCCTTTCTCTCTGGTATGGTTCCTGCTCATCTGCTCATGGGATCCATTAGCTTTATTGCGAGTTTGAGCAGTTTAGGAAAAGCACTTTTCCCTTGGCTTGCTGGAAACGTTGCCGAAGGTTTAGGACTCGAAATGTTTCTACCTTATGTCATTATCTTAGCAGTAGCGATGGTTGCTTGCTGGGTTGTGGTTCTTACTCGATCTCAGACGCAAACTACAGTTCAAGCTGCGACCCACTCGGTTCATTAAATCATGTTTATCTCCAAAGCAAAAATCACCTTTTCACTCGGTGAAGGGGATTTTTGCTTCTTTACAGCGTTTTTTAGCAATACCATATCAATTGATGAATCGGCTGGGTTACACAGTTCTTAACCCAACCGAGAAGATTATTCAGACGAACAAAGACTGACCTTCAATCATGAAGCAGGAATCTTTACTTCGTCATTGCTTCAATCTCTTGTGCCATCTGGGTTACTTCTTCTGCACTAAAGACAGGTTGAGAGGGTGGCATAATCGTTGGCCAAGCCGCAGAAATCTCTCCCACCATCGTTGATAATTTTGCGTATCCTTCTGGATTCATTTGCACCATTTCTTCAGCGCTGTTGTAAAGTAACTCTCGCGCTGTGGCAACAAAGCCTCTCCCATCTTGATACTCAGGAATATCGGTAAATGTTTCTCCTTGCAAGGCAATTTTATACTCTGCCGCTGCCGTAGAAATAAGTGTCGAAATCACTTGTCCTAAAAACTCGGGTGACTGACGCTCACTAGTCGGAACAACATTTTCCGCTTCAGTAAGGACTCCCATTGTTTCTTCATAAGCTTGTTTAATTTCTGTTTCTGAAGCACCACTGGCTGCTAGTTCACTGAGGCGGGTGAGAGCTTCATCAACGGGGCGATAAAGTCCTTTTTCTTCTAGACTCGGAGAAAGGGAACTTAAAATTTCCTCGGCTGGATGGTCAAGGTGAGTTTGTGCCATTTCTCCTTCACCGCGCATATACAACTCAAGTCCAGCGATTAGATGACCTTTCATTAAGCGAATATTCGTCATATAGTCGGCATTGGTGCCAACTTCACCACCTTCCCCGCCTCCACTGGCTTCGCCGCCTTCACTAGCTTCACCACCTTCACTAGCTTCGCCGCCTTCACTAGCTTCGCCGCCTTCACTAGCTTCGCCGCCTTCACTAGCTTCGCCGCCTTCACTGGCTTCACCGCCTTCACCGCCTTCACCGCCTTCGCCACCTTCACCGCCTTCGCCACCTTCACCGCCTTCACCACCGTAAGGATCATAGGGGGTAAAGCCTTCGCCACCTTCACTTTCTTCACTATTCTGAGCAATAAATTGGGTCATTTCTTCAGTCGAGGAAGAAGAAACTGCTTCTGTAGCATGACCCGGCGCAGTGACAGCACAAGTTCCCGCTAAAACATAGGCCCCAATACCAACCCAGAGTTTAATTTTTTGGTTCATTATTATATCTCCTTAATTAAGAATAGTTTTCAAAAAGTTGATTGCTGAAAAATTATCGCATTTTAACTTTGCTTTGGCAAATTTATTGCATATCTTTCTCAAAGAACGAGAGGGCCACAAAAGGAAGCGGAATTAGAGAATTAGAATCAAGTTATGACTTCATTAACAATTCTCGGACTTGATCCAGGGCTAGCAACTTTGGGGTTTGGTTGCTTTAAAGCTGCAAAAATGACAACATCAGTGGTCACAGGAAGTAAGAAACTTAGGGACAATTATTGTTACAGTGATCACTCAGTGCAACTCGTTGACTTTGGTGTAATTGAAACTCCTGCTAAGCAAGCTTTGGAAAAGCGATTAGCAACCATTTATGAAGACTTACAGAGTGTGATTGCTGAATTCAAACCGGATCTGGTTGCCATTGAAAAGTTATTTTTCTACCGGATGGGAAACACCATTGCTGTTGCCCAAGCCAGAGGTGTCATTTTATTGGTCATTGGACAAAATGAGATTCCCTATTTGGAATATAGTCCCCCGGAAATCAAACAAACGCTCACTGGCTACGGCAAAGCAGACAAACAAGAAGTGCAAACTGCCATTACTCGCGAATTCAATCTCTCTTCTCCGCCTCAACCGGATGATGCAGCAGATGCCTTAGCGGTTGCTCTCACTGCTTGGTATCATTATTAGGAATTCAATTTCTAATTCTAGAAAGGATCACATCACATGGATTATGAAAATAAGCAGTTAGTTATTAATAAATGTTGAGATCAGTTGAATTTTTGCTGAAAATCCTCCTCGTTCTTCTCGTCGTTTTCTCTGCTGGGAAAGAATTGTTGCCTTATCAATTTCTGTTACAGCAATCAGCGCATCGATAACTTCGTATAAATCAGCGAGTTCTTGCACTAATTCTTCGGGAGAAGCGGTTGCTGCTTCTGTTGCTTCTTCAATGAGTTTTTGACGTAGCGCTTTTTGATATTCGTGATCAGAGAGAATTGTTGTTTCACACTGATTGCCTGAGTTTTTAATAATTTCAGGAATTTGATCGCGCACCAGTTTATAATATTGTTTTTCCATTAACTTTCGCAGTCACTTTGTATATCCACCTCTAAGGTAGTTTCATCAACACTGATATAGAGAACATTGGGATTGCAGCAAACTTGACAATCTTCAACATAACTTTGTTGGCTGCCAGCACTAATATCAATAAATGTCGGATTGGTTTCGCCACAAAAGGCACAAATAAATTCAGCACTATTTTCCATGATAGATTTTTGATCAGATTTAAGATAGATTAATAGTTAGACTCAACTAACTGAAAGTGAGTGGTATCTCTATCTTTTGAGAGAAATATAACGAAAAGTCACTAAATTTTAGCAGCTGACCGAACAGACAAATACGGCTTTTACACCAAAGTTAAATCTTTCTATTCTTAACATTTTGTTACGCTATAAGTAATTGCATGAGAAAGCAAGGAATCAACAATGAATAATAATATCCGTGTCGGTAATCTATTTGGAATTCCCTTTTATGTCAACCCTTCTTGGTTTCTAGTGCTAACGCTAGTTACCTGGGTTTATGGCAGCCAATTACAAAACTTTCCCCAGCTAGCAGGGATTGCACCTTGGTTATTGGGATTAGCAGCAGCGCTACTCCTTTTTTCTTCAGTTTTAGCGCACGAATTAGGACATAGCTTCGTTGCGATTCAACAAGGCATTAAGGTTAATTCGATTACGCTGTTTATTTTTGGCGGATTGGCCAGTTTAGAAGAAGAGTCTAAAAGTCCGGGAGACGCCTTCCTCGTCGCGATCGCGGGACCGGTTGTCAGCCTTATCTTATTTGGTGTATTCACATTTGTTAACCTTTCCGTTCCTCTCTCTGAACCGTTAACAGCAGTGGTCGGATTACTCGCTACGGTTAATCTCATCCTTGCCCTATTTAACATGATTCCAGGCTTACCGCTTGATGGGGGTAACGTCTTGAAATCAATTGTTTGGAAAATCACCGGCAATCAATATCGCGGTATTTTTATCGCTAGCATCGTCGGTCAGTTTCTTGGCTGGATTGCGATTATTTTAGGTGTCTTTTCTGTCTTTGGAATCACAGAATTTGGTAGCATCTGGACAGCATTAATTGGCTTTTTCTTACTACAAAATGCGGGTCGTTCTGCCCAATCAGCAACCCTGCAAGATAAGCTAAGTCGATTCACCGCTGAGGAAGCAGTGAGTCAAAATAGCCCAGTTGTTTCTGCTGATTTAACTTTACGCGAGTTTGTGAATGAATATGTTATTGGCAAAGGCGAATGGCGTAAATTTCTCGTTACCGATGAAGAAGGAAAATTAATTGGTCAACTCAACGTTGATGACCTAAAAATTATTTCTACTTCGGAATGGAATCAACGAACCGTTCGCGAGTTAGCAAAATCTCAGGACGTTGATTCAGTGAAGCCGAAACAATCATTGTTAGAAGTCGTGATGATGTTTGAAAAGAACAAGCAAAATGAAGTTGCAGTCATCGGCGACAATGGCGTTGTCTTTGGATTAATCGAAAAGTCTGGAATTGCTAAATTTCTAGAAGAACGTCAAGAAGACCTAAAAGCGGCTTAGCATGAGTGTGCTCTTATGATGCTATAGTGATTGATTTAAGTTGGGCTCTGTCTGTATGAACCCAACTTATTTGCTGGAGCTGTTCTTTGACACTTCCATAATAGTTTTAGGAATAACGAGATATCACTATGAAGATCCGCTTCGATCCAAACAAACATCAGGGTGCTAAAGCCAAAGCAGATGAGCAATCCGATCGCGCGAGCAGTGAGGGGATGATCGCCGGTAATCATTGCTGGACGAATTCCCGCTTGCCGACATTGAGCAACTGCCGTTTTTTATTGATAAACACTAAAACCAGACGCGATCGCGCTCTCGCCATCAACAACTGCATGATACATCTCCAACTCAATAAAGTTGTGAGGAAACGGCATTGCAAAAGCACTGGCTTGATTTAAGCGTTCCAGTTGCTCGGAATCGAGAGTAAAATCTAATGCTCCTAAATTATCTTCTAAGTGGGAAAGTTTCCGCACCCCAATAATCGGAAGCGGTTGACTGGGTTGTTGCAAAAGCCAGTTTAATGCCACTTGACTCGGCGAACGACCGATATCATTCGCAATGCTTTTCACCACATCTGCAATTTGCAAACTCCGTTCATTAAGTTGGCCAACGGCTTGGGTTAAACCTTTTCGTTCTGAACCGTCTTTCGCAGTACTTGGACTCTCTAAATCCTCACGAGTATATTTTCCCGATAAAATTCCCCCTGCTAAGGGCGACCAAGCCAAGGGAACAATATTATGCTGCCAAGCCATCGGTAACAAATCAGCTTCTGAAGTCCGTTCTACGAGATTGTAATGCACCTGAATCGCAGAAACAGCCGTCCATCCTCTCAGTTGCGCGATCGCGTTTCCCTCGGAAACCACCCAAGCCGGGGTATCGGAAAGTCCAATCTGTAAAATTTTGCCCTGACGGACTAAATCATCCAAAGCGCGCATCACTTCTTCAATTGGGCTGCGGTAGTCCCAAGCATGAAGCCAATACAAATCAATGTAGTCTGTATTCAGTCGTTGCAGGCTATCTTCGATCGCTCGGATTAAACTGCGACGATGATTCCCGCCGGCATTAGGATTGGTGGGATCAGTGTTGAGGGAATATTTTGTCGCTAAAACAACGCGATCACGCCGTCCTTGCAGTAATTCTCCTAAAAAACGCTCACTGCTGCCATTGGTATAAACATTTGCCGTATCAATGAAATTGCCACCGCGATCGGCATACAAATCAAGGATTCGACGACATTCTTCTAAATCGGTTCCCCATCCCCAATCGGTACCAAATGTCATCGTACCCAAGCACATTGGCGACACTCGCAATCCTGAGTTTCCCAGCAAGCGATAGTGATTGAGTTGCGTTAAGGGCTGGTTCATTGCCGATCCCTCCTGATTGTCTGAACATGGATTGTTCTGAGTATAGCGAGAGTCGGTTTATAATTCAAATCAATAGTATAAATAGAGTTTATTTATTCAATGAATTTACGAACATTTGACCTGAATCTCTTGGTGGTACTTCAGGCTCTGCTCATCGAGCGAAGTGTTTCAAAAACTGCCGAGCGATTAAATCTCAGCCAACCCGCAACCAGTGCTGCCCTGAACCGTCTCCGAACAGCCTTGGATGATCCGATTTTAGTAAGAGAGGGGTTACGAATGGTACCAACGCCCCGCGCTGAGGAGTTAGTAGAGCCGATTCAAGCCATTCTCGCCGAAATTGAACAGACCATTGCCACGCCAACATCTTTCGATCCCAGTACAGCCCAGCGCACCTTTCGCATTGCCACGAACGATTATGGGTCATTTGTTTTAATTCCTCATTTCATGAAACGTTTACACGCGATCGCGCCTCAGGTTGATATTGAAATTTTAGAGATCGGTCACCCACCAGAAACCTTCTTGCAAGAAGCCAAAATTGATCTAGCCTTAGCCGATGCTTGGACGCTGAGAGAGTGTCAATGTACAGAGACCCTTTTCCCAGAAACCTTTACTTGTCTAGTACGAGAAAACCATCCCCGCATTCAAAGCGAACTGACGCTCGAACACTATCTTCAAGAAAATCATGCACTGCTTTCCAGTCGCGGGCGTGTCACAGGTAATGTCGATCTTGCCTTAACCCCACACCGCTTAGAACGCCATGTTCAGATTACCTTGCCTCACATTTTGGCGATTCCAGCAGTAGTTGCATCCACCGAGTTAGTGGTCACCTTGGCAACAAGAGTCGCGACTCGTCTTGCCTCGGACTATGCTCTTAAAACCTTTCCGCCGCCAGTCTTTTTAGACTCCTTTAATATTGCAATAGCTTGGCAAAAACGGATGAATGCTGACCCGGCTCTACAATGGTTGCGCCGTGAATTCATCGCAATTGGAAACTTTGTTTAAGTAAGAACTTAGATTTTTCCCTTCACTGACTGGCGATTTCACAGCCCAATTTCTTATTGAGATCCTAATGATTACGAAAATATTGTGACGATTATAGAAATTCTGCTTGTCAGTGCTTGTTGTATAATAACTTTACTGATTCAGTATCGTTCTTGAGTTGCCAAGTTTGTGGGAACTTCCCTCAAAGCGTCCCATCAGTTGAGAGGCTTTGATTTTCGCGATCACAGAAGTCTTCTCACTTGAAACGATGTTTTTCAAATAAGGCAAGTTTAACCGTTCATGTAACAAAGGAGATGTGTTTAATTTTGCGGATCTTGATACCCGGTTTTAGGAGAAGCAGCAAGTTGATTGCGCCATCGTTTACGCCATTGACTCGTTGCTTCTAAAGTACTCGTCAGTTGTTCTTTTTGACGACGCTTCAGGATCGTCTCAGTTGAAGCATCTAAATTAGGATCACGGTAGGGAATTGCAGCCCGTGTCTGTTGATGTTCTAGATCGAGTTGCGATAAAGGGGATAAGTCCTTAGAGTTCCAACTCGCAACCGTAGAACGACGATTCATGCCCATTGTTGAAGTGTAAGAGAGTCCTGCTAAATTCAAAGCAGTTCGCATTGCTGCTGCACAAGAATAAGTGGCAAGGCGTCCTGAAACATCTAGACATTGAGCCACTAAAGCTAGAAATTCTACCGTCCAAAGTTGCGGACAATGTGGGGGGGAAAATGGATCTAGAAAAATGGCATCTGCAACAAAACCCTCTTGAATTACCACTTGAATGGTGTTTCTTGCATCTCCAATTAGCAACTTAGCTTTGATCTTAGAGCGATCTAGAAACTGTTGTTGGGCTAAGAT
The nucleotide sequence above comes from Cyanobacteria bacterium GSL.Bin1. Encoded proteins:
- a CDS encoding DUF1257 domain-containing protein; this translates as MSHFSTLRTKISNAEILKASLSDLGLTVKANADVRGYNGQRLRADIVAQLEGEYDLGWSENSDGTYDLIADLWGVAKKHNQTELINSINQKYAVNKTLAEAKQRGLENANVKLVVQ
- a CDS encoding cobalt-precorrin-6A reductase, giving the protein MIWLIGGTSESTMIAEQLIAHAYRCLVSVTTEAAIALYPQSDRITVKVGALSPEAMRELIQHYGITKIIDASHPYAVAVSQNAIALAAQFNLPYLRYERPILSLENKSHTRIVDCLETLINGNYLYQQRVLLTVGYKALPLFQSWHQKAQLFARILPTVTSLEQALAAGFTHKQLIALRPPVSYDLEKALCQQWDISLIVTKASGRAGGEATKQVVAQALNIPLIIIDRPHLAYPKKTSTLEDVVHFCQEYG
- a CDS encoding DUF2470 domain-containing protein, yielding MADPLTPQISDRICQHMNEDHRDAVLLYAQTFGKMPEAESAILNSVDTAGMDLSATVGESSVPIRILFDHPLQDSEDAHYTLIAMVKQAKQS
- a CDS encoding ATP-binding cassette domain-containing protein is translated as MIEVKNLSKFFGTTAAIKDVTFSVREGEILGFLGPNGAGKTTTMRILAGYIPASSGTAKVGEYEVHRDSLAVRKRIGYLPERPPLYLDMTVKGFLEFVTQIKGVPRRHRARQVKSAIERCFLEEKSNTLIRKLSKGYRQRVGIAQAIVHDPPVIILDEPTIGLDPRQMIEVRNLIKSLAGDHTIILSTHILSEVNMISDRVSIIANGVLVTTNTPEHLMTELAKGGGYTLTVAGNTELVQGTLNALPEVSSVQIAQSENQERSQIQVTCLPHTEPGDKIATVVVNSGLHLYEMQRDKPTLEDVFLELTAQDQPATTTHSKAKT
- a CDS encoding ABC transporter permease subunit; the encoded protein is MILLNNLLAIFRRELSSYFTSPLAYLITAVFWLISGFFFVSILLGPEGIIQQVTQREELGIPAPPIDVAYQFLTYYFSFLGSLVLFILPALSMGLYTEERKRGTLELIATSPITNWIVALGKLLGVLAFFIVMIIPLLGYEIYIFSAASPSVPPAVPLLAHGALILLAASILSLGMFISSLTDNTVFAAIITFAVVLFLWVTDLIANRVSGPLGDALEHISLISNYETLVQGLLDTSSLVVFASYIVLGLFLTAQSIAVFRGDNS
- a CDS encoding MFS transporter; its protein translation is MTAAELDPPTQLSSEVTLEEQLTTSTYDQDTIRDIEDEKELNEILQMAPDPIVKSLRVKLQIGFAFLTFILIGANDAVIGILLPRWGSYYHVDKTTLSCAFLAGSVGYLIAALNSSFLSRKLGNVKFLLLGKISFLGGILIFCLQPPLYILLGVPLLLGFGAAILEAALNAHLAKFPNKTALLNYLHAFYGVGALLSPFIASQLLAAEFSWNVIYLGFAAISISLLMSIRGIFTQADQGKIETQTNADHTPSESPLKYRFVWLFAFFLLFYAGTEISLGHWSYSFLTEYRHENSELAGWLVSGYWLGLTVGRVAIAPLAHKLGSKCIINTCLIGVVCGLLIFNLITLSLTSGFGLLLTGFCLGPILPTGFAFLSGMVPAHLLMGSISFIASLSSLGKALFPWLAGNVAEGLGLEMFLPYVIILAVAMVACWVVVLTRSQTQTTVQAATHSVH
- the ruvC gene encoding crossover junction endodeoxyribonuclease RuvC; its protein translation is MTSLTILGLDPGLATLGFGCFKAAKMTTSVVTGSKKLRDNYCYSDHSVQLVDFGVIETPAKQALEKRLATIYEDLQSVIAEFKPDLVAIEKLFFYRMGNTIAVAQARGVILLVIGQNEIPYLEYSPPEIKQTLTGYGKADKQEVQTAITREFNLSSPPQPDDAADALAVALTAWYHY
- a CDS encoding nucleotide pyrophosphohydrolase, which gives rise to MEKQYYKLVRDQIPEIIKNSGNQCETTILSDHEYQKALRQKLIEEATEAATASPEELVQELADLYEVIDALIAVTEIDKATILSQQRKRREERGGFSAKIQLISTFINN
- a CDS encoding CPXCG motif-containing cysteine-rich protein codes for the protein MENSAEFICAFCGETNPTFIDISAGSQQSYVEDCQVCCNPNVLYISVDETTLEVDIQSDCES
- a CDS encoding site-2 protease family protein encodes the protein MNNNIRVGNLFGIPFYVNPSWFLVLTLVTWVYGSQLQNFPQLAGIAPWLLGLAAALLLFSSVLAHELGHSFVAIQQGIKVNSITLFIFGGLASLEEESKSPGDAFLVAIAGPVVSLILFGVFTFVNLSVPLSEPLTAVVGLLATVNLILALFNMIPGLPLDGGNVLKSIVWKITGNQYRGIFIASIVGQFLGWIAIILGVFSVFGITEFGSIWTALIGFFLLQNAGRSAQSATLQDKLSRFTAEEAVSQNSPVVSADLTLREFVNEYVIGKGEWRKFLVTDEEGKLIGQLNVDDLKIISTSEWNQRTVRELAKSQDVDSVKPKQSLLEVVMMFEKNKQNEVAVIGDNGVVFGLIEKSGIAKFLEERQEDLKAA
- a CDS encoding aldo/keto reductase, yielding MNQPLTQLNHYRLLGNSGLRVSPMCLGTMTFGTDWGWGTDLEECRRILDLYADRGGNFIDTANVYTNGSSERFLGELLQGRRDRVVLATKYSLNTDPTNPNAGGNHRRSLIRAIEDSLQRLNTDYIDLYWLHAWDYRSPIEEVMRALDDLVRQGKILQIGLSDTPAWVVSEGNAIAQLRGWTAVSAIQVHYNLVERTSEADLLPMAWQHNIVPLAWSPLAGGILSGKYTREDLESPSTAKDGSERKGLTQAVGQLNERSLQIADVVKSIANDIGRSPSQVALNWLLQQPSQPLPIIGVRKLSHLEDNLGALDFTLDSEQLERLNQASAFAMPFPHNFIELEMYHAVVDGESAIASGFSVYQ
- a CDS encoding LysR family transcriptional regulator, with the translated sequence MNLRTFDLNLLVVLQALLIERSVSKTAERLNLSQPATSAALNRLRTALDDPILVREGLRMVPTPRAEELVEPIQAILAEIEQTIATPTSFDPSTAQRTFRIATNDYGSFVLIPHFMKRLHAIAPQVDIEILEIGHPPETFLQEAKIDLALADAWTLRECQCTETLFPETFTCLVRENHPRIQSELTLEHYLQENHALLSSRGRVTGNVDLALTPHRLERHVQITLPHILAIPAVVASTELVVTLATRVATRLASDYALKTFPPPVFLDSFNIAIAWQKRMNADPALQWLRREFIAIGNFV